A stretch of the Phycodurus eques isolate BA_2022a chromosome 15, UOR_Pequ_1.1, whole genome shotgun sequence genome encodes the following:
- the cdk5rap2 gene encoding CDK5 regulatory subunit-associated protein 2 isoform X11, whose amino-acid sequence MTAPSSFPGKISGTKALTMKDYENLITALKKENFNLKLRIYFMEERMQQKCDDSTEEIFKTNIELKVELESMKRDLAEKQELLVSASKALESLSVRETAEPQHIREEAQRDMEALRGSFNKRIAELEECLRTAEDEVEKMAAIAEQEKLKNINLEKQLQFVGIPGPVTNSPAGPVQDQQLALQEKDNIIEQLKITLTNQEAELHQSNDRHREMDALSSDRVKQLTDELEALRDERLREKDKIKPDHQSELHRLESINKQLNEELIQAKSTHENLTKTLEETESESKTLSVRLDERENELHREKKNGLKRDKTIQGLMQVLKEKEKEIAELCHEIEDRDDALAKARETAHKVQMQKYQGTEEHQTLLMAKQTELVQLQGEHHAKVLEAQKLQRALDRREQELSDLQRAKEQLEVELEDLQQQKKKGDKAVNDLNNQLKKLSSEIGERESFLEQHYQELLHQTQRKVQAHEVTIQRLTSTLADKEQQLQEYINMVRDIEEKKSPLGNDSMLAKLRQRLKEKEKALEQALDERFVAIEEKDNEIHQLQLSLREKERDLERLNSLLSRNEETINSFDSLIKEKDVELQHLANTLKNLQRAKQDVEDNLNRSLREKDAIISQLQLSLDGKTKDLEEMSESVPSKSQSYDLAEQMGQRLKVKEAMLAEAMNARERLVADNEAAVEGLLATINSKDQLIKESAEHYNRMLSERSKEIQELRRQLSDRQQQLTAAERQCSTAAQKDSLETAKLRELLAEKDSIIDRLLQRAEETEYDKEPDYVLDLRQTIQIMQEKLDGQEAELSRRNSDESVESIPLSKKTVVILKKELAQKTEALNKAVKRENELKMSLVELQSLLSELEGRSEGQAANIESLVATLETKDEIIHDLQQRLCQPGDTQGDRAQDRVIGSSMDRLPSGLPQRERTMIGGDSQQEALPSLVALQQEHKALNKALRAEQQLYSSLVRTVKEQDSAQRLHALQLELTAVQLLRQQLEDGIKANEELRDDLERELDRAKVREGVSVVDPKELESVQHQLEDAQRWNASLQARFGAIQNRGGGVGGANDCGDSLSFAGDQTSYMSICVGEGHDDRSHQELKQKVLELQDCVKRLQAINKEEKNPASGHPWKQQPDTTRITEVPPVDDQTRRSQDQASQTDISLGQSPVDESVDSGLGQSREHAQCAAAETDSVNCLLTDSGATSLLQLREEVVRLKAENVQLRGLLKEQKSSESKEKESTDASGNSSDGQAELRRSRETLRAQTKDKEEEGAKDRGTLVTTEGVGTLQAGHHSKITNHRAGLRSRLPVPVRPRAEACSDTHSEPCKADAAQHLHTDSDQKSFGDSTASSQPSAGPSSSHGHAHDSSYPATRTPDDTQAHAALFAQLELLHQECQDKEALINKLGEQLVDWEELHAQLRDKEHLNSQYVVALKAAESTIAYLTACSLDSQGGSGPGAGSASVTCNSTHLDLQKVLHEKEVISKQLTQHLNLAEKHISSPDSQEKRAEFADLRLKIEAVNASSNEQRSLAVFGGPEGLVQNDSLQGRPRQRNSTQTASESLTEKELKDQRSTSESSNLVSNKGMTKVLAKCLSLVESVIASLAAVCTNNSSFTNPELQEHLDNLQRALQNRQELEHLTQATQPSSHSEELLNSELHRNLRLLSKVLADHSQRICELQATLQEERARREESEAHAALSDAKGLAPNVQAQLETLHKALREKKKACKNLEEKLATAQSTPSPNNTTRKAVEQDDKSVQVDLQDLGYETTGKSENDREESSSTVFKESLFYYPHPSTDPDLEIGVKASGSASSLPLLLSQEQAHFSSTEHLDSTSSTPYPSSPTLSSAKISLKSLQTYEEYGLSEDPLQLQAQVRELKIQLESQTKLVSQMQSLVRRNSINLVAGHRSDQSTNRDGTQGRHPRPSREQMRENEGDGKDQSIRSEASEAAGKKGMKEQLQHSRSRSTSPASLDSLVQSQARELSQLRQQIKESRRLGSLQRRQMGELSRAFQELLQSSQVDCYMGEVVKGQLDKTLSILDRLEGRLDKGETHQDNEDVASLDRSRRLAKELQEKNRLIQSLQSQVRGQSPSSPHSSHSDGHPSDGAASSCYGSPPVQGGGTEAAGVSGDQEAGGRLLGLQRENGLLHERLRSSEHLNGSLRSELELHLSVMAHQQDRDSLTQATKRAEGGGSAAIASAEARAVDSDLLAEHLEEIRALRRRLEESISTNDRLREQLERRLAEVEKDTATNIFIHGNEDQAQLVNEVRFLWGQNQDLKEQLQQESKDKQRERERLRDNLARRTAKLEQSRQESDVLRQENARLRDKLDLGGRENARLLRSLRASEDRLRSLQCEAKLLRQQVTDSQRLLQSLRVELQVHEKMETATQGQKAGSTTQDPARPPSGTPDLSELLSEIRRLRLQLERSIRANTTLRQRLEEQLWRGAGHSETINVNYLLSSADEGSGPPGREGADVLVHGDGANGNRARCEVGGDGGGSSSSGESVTAAPYRLVPGHRLWANRNGRHILALVEDYSALRRHISEGCKLSRGMDVRLHQCFNSKVMDEESVKLLSGDVSTVQQVLDEAARLLKLVWRVSLPAGGAGAGGNNQQDDLKKEISRLKSRLSQQERMLSGAVKRLRTTNQLKEGMERVIVDQLSLTHGVLKKARGNLEKNHCYLFGPQGPTGGQGGACKWPIGGVDVYTSDEQ is encoded by the exons ATGACAG CGCCGTCGTCTTTTCCCGGCAAGATATCCGGCACCAAAGCCCTCACCATGAAGGACTATGAAAAT CTAATCACCGCACTGAAAAAGGAGAACTTCAACCTGAAACTGCGCATTTACTTCATGGAGGAGCGCATGCAGCAAAAATGTGACGACTCCACAGAGGAAATATTCAAAACG AACATTGAGCTGAAAGTGGAGCTGGAGTCCATGAAGAGGGACTTGGCAGAGAAACAAGAGCTGCTCGTTTCTGCGTC CAAAGCTCTGGAGAGTCTGTCGGTTCGAGAGACGGCAGAGCCGCAGCACATCAGAGAGGAAGCGCAGCGAGACATGGAGGCGCTCCGCGGCTCATTCAACAAGAGGATCGCAGAACTAGAAGAA TGCCTTCGAACAGCTGAAGATGAGGTGGAGAAGATGGCAGCCATCGCTGAGCAAGAGAAGCTCAAAAACATCAACTTGGAGAAGCAGCTCCAATTCGTCGGGATACCCGGTCCTGTCACCAACTCACCCGCTGGCCCCGTACAAGACCAGCAGCTGGCCCTGCAGGAAAAGGACAA CATCATCGAGCAGCTGAAAATCACATTAACGAACCAGGAAGCGGAGCTCCATCAGAGTAACGACCGGCATCGAGAGATGGACGCGCTGTCCTCCGATCGAGTCAAACAGCTGACGGATGAACTTGAG GCCCTGAGGGACGAACGACTAAGGGAAAAGGACAAAATAAAACCTGACCACCAG AGCGAGCTTCATCGACTGGAGTCCATCAACAAGCAGCTCAATGAAGAGCTCATCCAGGCAAAAAGCACTCATGAGAACCTGACAAAGACGCTGGAAGAAACCGAGAGTGAAAGCaag ACACTGTCAGTAAGGCTGGACGAGAGAGAGAATGAACTCCACAGGGAGAAGAAAAACGGCCTAAAGCGAGACAAAACCATCCAAGGGCTCATGCAGGTcctcaaagaaaaagagaaagag ATTGCAGAGTTGTGTCATGAGATTGAGGACCGTGATGATGCTCTCGCTAAGGCTAGGGAGACAGCGCACAAGGTCCAGATGCAGAAATATCAG GGAACAGAAGAGCACCAAACTCTATTAATGGCCAAGCAAACAGAGCTGGTCCAGCTCCAAGGCGAGCACCACGCCAAGGTACTCGAAGCCCAAAAGCTGCAGCGGGCCCTGGACAGGAGGGAGCAGGAGCTGTCTGACTTGCAGCGGGCAAAGGAGCAGCTCGAGGTGGAGCTGGAAGACCTGcaacagcagaagaagaagggaGACAAAGCCGTGAAT GATCTGAACAACCAACTGAAAAAGCTAAGCAGCGAGATCGGGGAGAGGGAAAGTTTTCTGGAGCAGCATTACCAGGAGCTGTTGCACCAAACCCAAAGAAAAGTGCAGGCCCATGAAGTCACCATCCAACGGCTAACATCCACCTTGGCCGATAAAGAGCAGCAGTTACAG GAGTACATAAACATGGTCAGAGATATTGAGGAAAAGAAGAGCCCGCTAGGAAACGACAGCATGCTTGCTAAGCTGCGCCAAAGGCTGAAAGAAAAGGAGAAAGCACTGGAG CAAGCGCTGGACGAGAGGTTTGTGGCCATTGAGGAGAAGGACAACGAAATCCACCAGCTGCAGCTGTCGCTCAGGGAGAAGGAGAGAGATCTGGAGAGGCTCAATAGCTTGCTGTCACGCAACGAGGAAACTATTAAT AGTTTTGATAGCTTGATCAAGGAGAAGGATGTGGAACTACAGCACCTTGCAAACACACTAAAGAACCTGCAAAGGGCCAAGCAAGACGTGGAGGACAACCTGAACAGGTCGCTGAGGGAGAAAGACGCCATTATCAGTCAGCTGCAACTCTCCCTCGACGGCAAGACCAAAGATTTAGAG GAAATGTCTGAATCGGTGCCGAGCAAGTCGCAAAGTTACGACTTGGCCGAGCAGATGGGTCAGAGGTTAAAGGTGAAAGAGGCAATGCTGGCTGAGGCTATGAACGCCAGGGAAAGGCTTGTCGCCGACAACGAGGCCGCCGTGGAAGGACTGCTGGCTACGATTAATAGCAAAGACCAACTCATCAAG GAGTCCGCTGAGCACTACAACCGCATGCTGTCCGAACGCTCCAAGGAGATCCAGGAGCTGAGGAGGCAGCTGTCTGACCGGCAACAGCAACTGACCGCCGCTGAGAGGCAGTGCTCCACGGCGGCCCAAAAGGACTCTTTGGAAACCGCCAAGCTCAGAGAGCTCCTCGCTGAAAAAGACAGCATCATCGAC AGACTCCTCCAACGTGCTGAGGAGACCGAGTACGACAAGGAGCCAGATTATGTGCTAGATCTGAGACAAACCATCCAGATCATGCAGGAGAAGTTGGACGGGCAAGAAG CTGAGCTCTCCAGGAGGAACAGCGACGAGAGCGTGGAGAGCATTCCACTCTCCAAGAAGACCGTTGTAATCCTTAAGAAAGAGCTGGCACAGAAAACAGAGGCTCTCAACAAAGCGGTGAAGAGGGAGAACGAACTGAAG ATGTCTCTGGTGGAACTCCAGTCGTTGCTTTCTGAGCTGGAGGGCCGCAGTGAAGGCCAAGCTGCCAATATTGAGTCCCTGGTTGCCACCCTGGAGACCAAGGATGAGATCATCCAT GACCTCCAGCAGCGTCTCTGCCAGCCAGGGGACACTCAGGGTGATCGTGCCCAGGATCGGGTCATTGGCAGCAGCATGGATCGATTGCCTTCAGGGCTCCCTCAAAGAGAGAGAACCATGATTGGCGGAGACAGCCAGCAAGAA GCACTGCCCAGTCTGGTAGCTTTGCAGCAGGAGCACAAGGCTCTCAACAAAGCGCTGAGGGCCGAGCAACAGCTTTACTCCAGCCTGGTCAGGACTGTGAAGGAGCAGGACAG tGCCCAACGTCTCCACGCTCTGCAGCTGGAGCTGACGGCAGTGCAGCTCCTCAGGCAACAGCTGGAGGACGGCATCAAAGCCAACGAGGAGCTCAGGGACGACTTGGAGAGAGAGCTAGACAGAGCCAAAGTCAGAGAAG GCGTGAGCGTGGTCGATCCCAAAGAACTGGAGAGCGTTCAGCATCAGCTGGAAGATGCCCAGCGCTGGAATGCCTCTTTGCAGGCCCGCTTTGGGGCGATCCAGAACCGCGGTGGTGGAGTGGGCGGGGCCAACGACTGTG GAGACTCGCTGAGCTTCGCCGGCGACCAGACCTCTTACATGAGTATCTGTGTGGGTGAGGGGCACGACGACAGATCGCATCAGGAGCTCAAACAGAAG GTACTagagctgcaggactgtgtcAAAAGGCTTCAGGCTATAAACAAGGAGGAGAAAAACCCAGCCAGCGGTCATCCCTGGAAACAG CAGCCAGACACCACAAGGATTACGGAGGTGCCACCTGTAGATGATCAGACACGCCGATCTCAAGATCAAGCGAGTCAGACGGACATCTCTCTGGGGCAG TCGCCAGTGGATGAGAGTGTGGACAGCGGTCTGGGCCAGAGCAGAGAGCATGCTCAGTGTGCCGCTGCAGAGACCGATTCTGTAAATTGTCTGCTGACCGACAGTGGTGCTACATCACTCCTGCAACTTAG AGAGGAAGTCGTCAGGCTAAAGGCTGAAAACGTGCAACTGCGAGGTCTGTTGAAGGAACAAAAGTCCAGCGAGAGCAAAGAGAAGGAGAGCACGGATGCGTCTGGGAACAGCAGCGACGGGCAGGCTGAGTTAAGACGGAGCCGGGAAACTTTGCGGGCTCAAACTAAGGACAAAGAGGAGGAAGGCGCTAAGGATAGGGGGACCCTGGTCACCACTGAGGGAGTGGGAACTCTGCAAGCTGGCCACCACAGCAAGATTACAAATCACAGG gCCGGTTTAAGATCTCGTCTGCCTGTCCCGGTGAGGCCGAGAGCGGAAGCTTGCAGCGACACACATTCAGAGCCATGTAAAGCAGACGCAGCGCAGCACCTTCACACAGACTCTGACCAGAAGTCGTTTGGAGACTCCACCGCATCATCGCAGCCGAGTGCCGGCCCCTCTTCATCCCACGGCCATGCTCACGATAGCAGCTATCCTGCCACGCGCACGCCTGACGACACCCAGGCCCACGCTGCTCTTTTTGCCCAGCTGGAGCTCCTCCACCAGGAGTGCCAGGACAAGGAGGCTTTGATCAACAAGCTGGGCGAGCAGCTGGTTGACTGGGAAGAACTCCACGCGCAGCTCCGGGACAAGGAGCATCTCAATAGCCAATACGTGGTGGCCTTGAAAGCTGCCGAGTCCACCATCGCATACCTGACCGCCTGCAGTCTGGACAGCCAGGGTGGGTCTGGACCAGGCGCAGGGTCCGCTTCTGTGACCTGCAACAGCACGCACCTGGATTTACAGAAAGTGCTCCATGAGAAAGAGGTTATCAGCAAGCAACTTACACAACATTTGAACTTGGCAGAGAAGCACATCTCGTCACCAGACAGCCAGGAAAAGCGGGCAGAATTTGCAGATCTCCGTTTGAAGATAGAGGCAGTGAACGCGTCGTCAAATGAGCAGAGATCCTTAGCTGTCTTTGGAGGACCTGAGGGTTTGGTGCAAAATGATTCTTTGCAGGGTAGGCCAAGACAGAGAAATTCCACGCAGACCGCATCAGAATCTCTCACAGAAAAAGAGTTGAAGGATCAGCGAAGCACAAGCGAAAGTTCAAATCTTGTTTCAAATAAGGGGATGACCAAAGTTCTTGCGAAATGCCTTAGCTTGGTAGAATCGGTCATTGCTTCTCTAGCAGCAGTCTGCACAAATAACAGCTCATTCACCAACCCTGAGCTACAGGAGCATTTGGACAACCTCCAGAGGGCTCTACAAAACAGACAAGAACTGGAGCACCTGACTCAAGCCACTCAACCAAGCAGTCACTCTGAAGAGCTTCTCAACTCTGAGCTCCATCGCAATCTGCGACTCCTCTCCAAGGTCCTTGCCGATCACTCTCAGAGGATTTGTGAGCTCCAGGCCACCCTGCAGGAGGAGAGGGCCCGTCGGGAAGAGAGCGAGGCCCACGCGGCGCTTTCAGATGCCAAGGGCTTAGCACCGAACGTTCAGGCCCAGCTGGAGACTCTGCACAAGGCGCtgagggagaagaaaaaagcctGCAAAAACCTGGAGGAGAAACTGGCCACGGCTCAATCCACACCGTCCCCAAATAACACCACACGCAAAG CTGTGGAGCAGGATGACAAAAGTGTGCAGGTGGATTTGCAGGACCTTGGTTACGAAACCACGGGCAAGAGTGAGAACGATAGGGAAGAGAGCAGTAGCACAG TGTTTAAAGAATCCCTGTTTTACTATCCCCATCCCTCCACGGATCCAGACCTCGAGATAGGTGTCAAAGCAAGCGGAAGCGCTTCTAGTCTCCCTTTGCTGCTGAGTCAAGAGCAGGCGCACTTTTCCTCCACTGAACATCTGGACTCCACCTCCAGCACACCGTACCCGAGTTCCCCGACCTTGAGCTCGGCCAAG ATCAGTCTGAAAAGCCTGCAGACCTACGAGGAATACGGTCTCTCCGAGGACCCGCTGCAGCTTCAGGCGCAGGTACGAGAGTTGAAGATTCAGTTGGAAAGCCAGACCAAACTCGTCAGCCAGATGCAAAGTCTTGTGCGGAGAAACTCCATCAACCTAGTGGCAGGCCACCGCTCTGACCAATCCACTAATCGGGATGGAACACAGGGCCGTCACCCGAGGCCCAGTAGGGAGCAGATGCGGGAGAACGAGGGTGATGGAAAGGACCAGTCCATTAGGAGTGAAGCCAGCGAGGCGGCAGGAAAGAAGGGCATGAAGGAGCAGCTGCAGCACTCTCGCAGCCGTTCTACATCCCCTGCCAG CTTGGACTCTCTGGTGCAGTCGCAGGCCAGGGAGCTGTCGCAGCTCAGGCAGCAGATCAAGGAGAGCCGGCGGCTGGGCAGCCTACAGCGTCGTCAGATGGGGGAACTGAGCAGGGCCTTTCAGGAGCTGCTCCAGTCCAGCCAGGTGGACTGCTACATGGGCGAGGTGGTCAAGGGGCAGCTGGACAAGACCCTGAGCATTCTTGATCGGCTGGAGGGACGCCTGGACAAAG GAGAGACTCATCAGGATAATGAAGACGTGGCGTCTCTGGACCGTTCTCGCAG GTTGGCCAAAGAACTTCAGGAGAAGAACCGCCTCATCCAGAGCCTGCAGAGTCAGGTCCGAGGTCAGAGTCCCAGCAGCCCCCACAGCTCCCACTCAGATGGACACCCCTCGGACGGGGCCGCATCCTCCTGCTACGGTAGCCCGCCCGTGCAAG GGGGAGGAACGGAGGCGGCGGGCGTGTCCGGCGACCAGGAAGCGGGCGGCCGACTGCTGGGCTTGCAGAGGGAGAACGGACTCCTTCACGAGCGGCTGAGGAGCAGCGAGCACCTCAACGGCAGCTTGCGTAGCGAGCTGGAGCTGCACCTGTCCGTCATGGCGCATCAGCAGGACCGCGATTCTCTGACGCAAGCGACAAAGCGCGCTGAGGGGGGGGGCTCGGCGGCAATCGCCTCTGCGGAAGCGCGGGCCGTCGATTCAG ACCTGCTGGCCGAGCACCTCGAGGAGATCCGAGCTCTGAGGCGGCGCCTGGAAGAGAGCATCTCCACCAACGACCGCctcagggagcagctggagaggAGGCTCGCCGAGGTGGAGAAAGACACAG CCACCAACATCTTCATCCACGGCAACGAGGATCAAGCGCAGCTGGTCAACGAGGTCCGCTTCCTGTGGGGTCAGAACCAAGACCTGAAGGAGCAGCTCCAACAGGAGTCCAAAG ACAAACAGCGGGAGCGCGAGCGGCTGCGGGACAACCTGGCGAGGCGCACGGCCAAGCTGGAGCAGAGCAGGCAGGAGAGCGACGTCCTGAGGCAGGAGAACGCCAGGCTGCGGGACAAGCTGGATCTCGGCGGCCGAGAGAACGCCAGGCTGCTCCGATCGCTGCGCGCCAGCGAGGACCGGCTGCGCAG TTTGCAGTGCGAGGCGAAGCTCCTGCGGCAGCAGGTGACCGACTCGCAGCGCCTCCTGCAGTCGCTGCGCGTGGAGCTGCAAGTTCACGAGAAGATGGAGACGGCGACGCAGGGTCAAA AAGCCGGCAGCACGACGCAGGATCCGGCCCGCCCTCCCTCCGGCACGCCGGACCTGTCCGAGCTGCTGTCGGAGATCCGCCGCCTGCGGCTGCAGCTGGAGAGGAGCATCCGCGCCAACACCACGCTGCGCCAGAGGCTGGAGGAGCAGCTGTGGCGAGGAGCCGGCCACTCCGAAACCATCAACGTCAACTACCTGCTCTCCTCTGCAG ATGAAGGAAGCGGGCCGCCCGGTCGTGAAGGCGCCGACGTTCTCGTCCACGGTGACGGCGCAAATGGTAATCGGGCGCGCTGCGAGGtgggcggcgacggcggcggtAGCAGCAGTTCCGGCGAGAGCGTGACCGCCGCCCCCTACCGCCTGGTGCCGGGCCACCGCCTGTGGGCCAACCGCAACGGGCGCCACATCCTGGCGCTGGTGGAGGACTACAGCGCCCTCCGCAGGCACATCTCGGAAGGATGCAAGCTCTCGCGCGGCATGGATGTGCGACTCCATCAGTGTTTCAAcagcaag GTGATGGACGAGGAGAGCGTGAAGCTGTTATCCGGCGACGTGAGCACCGTCCAGCAGGTTCTGGACGAGGCCGCCCGCCTGCTCAAGCTGGTGTGGAGGGTCTCTCTGCCAGCAGGGGGCGCCGGGGCTGGGGGCAACAACCAGCAG GACGATCTGAAGAAGGAGATCTCCCGTTTGAAGAGCAGACTGTCTCAGCAGGAGAGAATGCTGAGCGGAGCCGTCAAACGCCTGCGAACCACCAACCAGCTCAAGGAGGGCATGGAGCGGGTCATCGTCGACCAGC TGTCTCTCACCCACGGCGTGTTAAAGAAAGCCCGCGGCAATTTAGAG AAAAATCACTGTTACCTCTTTGGCCCACAAGGCCCGACTGGAGGACAAG GAGGTGCCTGTAAATGGCCAATAGGGGGCGTCGACGTGTACACCTCAGACGAGCAGTGA